A region of Massilia sp. WG5 DNA encodes the following proteins:
- a CDS encoding glutathione S-transferase family protein, with protein sequence MQTIELDPTLSQTLDQARQAGLTLVIGNKNYSSWSMRPWVAAVAAGIPFTEVRVLLDQPDTATNIARFSHAGRVPVLLAGEMTIWDSLAICEYLAEQFPEKHLWPQDVAARAMARSVVAEMHSGFPDLRSAMSMNIKARLPGRGRTPGAQADIGRVCEIWEECLSRFGHHRFLFGDFSIADAFYAPVVMRFKTYGVALAPALQAYCDRMLAHPAVARWVEEAMAETEIAAAHEDELPE encoded by the coding sequence ATGCAGACAATCGAACTCGATCCGACGCTTTCGCAGACCCTCGACCAGGCGCGCCAGGCGGGCCTGACCCTCGTCATCGGCAACAAGAATTATTCGTCGTGGTCGATGCGCCCGTGGGTGGCAGCGGTGGCGGCCGGGATCCCGTTCACCGAAGTGCGCGTCCTGCTCGACCAGCCGGACACCGCCACCAACATCGCGCGCTTTTCGCACGCCGGCCGGGTGCCGGTGCTGCTGGCCGGCGAAATGACGATCTGGGACAGCCTGGCCATCTGCGAATACCTGGCCGAGCAGTTCCCCGAAAAACACCTGTGGCCGCAGGATGTGGCGGCGCGCGCGATGGCGCGTTCGGTGGTCGCCGAGATGCATTCCGGCTTCCCCGACCTGCGCAGCGCGATGTCGATGAACATCAAGGCGCGCCTGCCGGGCCGCGGCCGCACGCCGGGCGCCCAGGCCGACATCGGCCGCGTCTGCGAGATCTGGGAAGAGTGCCTGTCGCGCTTCGGCCACCACCGCTTCCTGTTCGGCGACTTTTCCATCGCCGACGCCTTCTATGCGCCGGTGGTAATGCGTTTTAAAACCTATGGCGTGGCGCTGGCGCCGGCCCTGCAGGCGTATTGCGACCGCATGCTGGCGCACCCGGCCGTGGCGCGCTGGGTCGAGGAAGCGATGGCGGAAACGGAAATCGCCGCCGCCCACGAAGACGAGCTGCCGGAGTGA
- a CDS encoding GNAT family N-acetyltransferase, translated as MQDNPLRRWLNNLIGKHGRQPVLVKALSERDRKRVLRHFMALDSNDRLLRFGSVLPDEQVSNYVGKLDFANDIVFGVYNRLFQLVGVGHLAFTSREARPDSIHYTDKEKVAEFGVSVSKSARGQGVGTRLFERAAMHCRNSDVDTLYMQCLSSNRTMMHIARKAGMEIQREYGEADAHLHLPPPSPSSVLAEALEEQIAKIDYTFKRNTRLALKWLMPKK; from the coding sequence ATGCAGGACAATCCCCTCCGCCGCTGGCTGAACAACCTGATCGGCAAACACGGCCGCCAGCCGGTGCTGGTCAAGGCCTTGAGCGAACGCGATCGCAAGCGCGTGCTGCGGCATTTCATGGCGCTCGACAGCAATGACCGCCTGCTGCGCTTCGGCAGCGTGTTGCCGGACGAGCAAGTGAGCAACTACGTCGGCAAGCTCGACTTTGCGAACGACATCGTGTTCGGCGTCTACAACCGCCTGTTCCAGCTGGTCGGCGTCGGCCATCTGGCGTTCACCTCGCGCGAGGCGCGTCCGGACAGCATCCACTACACGGACAAGGAAAAAGTGGCCGAGTTCGGGGTCTCGGTGTCGAAGTCGGCGCGCGGGCAGGGCGTCGGCACCCGGCTGTTCGAGCGCGCTGCCATGCACTGCCGCAATTCGGACGTCGACACGCTGTACATGCAGTGCCTGTCCTCGAACCGCACCATGATGCACATCGCCAGGAAGGCCGGCATGGAGATCCAGCGCGAGTACGGCGAGGCCGACGCCCACCTGCACCTGCCGCCGCCCAGCCCCTCGAGTGTGCTGGCCGAAGCGCTGGAAGAGCAGATCGCGAAGATCGACTACACCTTCAAGCGCAACACCCGGCTTGCCCTGAAGTGGCTGATGCCCAAAAAATAG
- a CDS encoding complex I NDUFA9 subunit family protein: MRQLSVVLFGGTGFIGSHLAARLAERGVTIVAPTRHEAHAMHLMPLGVDIVEADINDDAVLRRLVAGKDAVINLVGILHSRRGMPYGPQFRHVHVELPRRLVAACAAGGVPRYLHMSALGASRDGPSMYQRSKADGELAAASETAVAPTIFRPSVVFGPGDNFLNMFARLQRRLPVVPLAGAGARFQPVYVGDVADAFVHALFKLESRNRTYELGGPGIYTLAELVRLAGRYAGHQRPILPLPDALARLQAMLFELLPTPLITRDNLDSMKVDNVVKPSDQALTAEALDIKLTALESVAPQYLAPSGQLDELRSRARHAHAEHPHPK, from the coding sequence ATGCGCCAGCTGTCGGTAGTGTTGTTCGGAGGAACAGGATTCATCGGCAGCCACCTGGCCGCCAGGCTGGCCGAGCGCGGCGTCACGATCGTGGCGCCGACCCGGCACGAAGCGCATGCCATGCACCTGATGCCGCTGGGCGTCGACATCGTCGAGGCCGACATCAACGACGATGCCGTCCTGCGCCGCCTGGTGGCCGGCAAGGATGCCGTCATCAACCTGGTCGGCATCCTGCATTCGCGCCGCGGCATGCCCTACGGGCCGCAATTCCGCCATGTCCACGTCGAGCTGCCGCGCCGCCTCGTGGCCGCCTGCGCGGCCGGAGGCGTGCCGCGCTACCTGCACATGAGCGCGCTGGGCGCCTCGCGCGACGGGCCTTCGATGTACCAGCGCTCCAAGGCCGACGGCGAACTGGCGGCCGCCAGCGAAACGGCGGTCGCGCCGACGATCTTCCGGCCCTCGGTGGTGTTCGGTCCCGGCGACAATTTCCTGAACATGTTCGCGCGCCTGCAGCGGCGCCTGCCGGTGGTGCCGCTGGCCGGCGCCGGGGCGCGCTTCCAGCCGGTGTACGTGGGCGACGTTGCCGACGCCTTCGTGCACGCCCTGTTCAAGCTGGAAAGCCGCAACCGGACCTACGAGCTGGGCGGGCCCGGCATCTATACGCTGGCCGAACTGGTGCGGCTGGCGGGACGGTATGCCGGCCATCAGCGCCCGATATTGCCGCTGCCCGACGCGCTGGCGCGGCTGCAGGCGATGCTGTTCGAACTCTTGCCGACGCCGCTGATCACGCGCGACAACCTGGACTCCATGAAAGTCGATAATGTTGTCAAGCCGTCCGATCAGGCCTTGACAGCGGAGGCGCTCGATATCAAGCTCACGGCGCTCGAGTCGGTCGCGCCCCAGTACCTGGCGCCGAGCGGACAACTCGACGAGCTGCGCTCCCGGGCGCGGCATGCTCATGCGGAACACCCCCATCCGAAATAG
- a CDS encoding Lrp/AsnC family transcriptional regulator has translation MSKIELDKTDRKILAILQADGRLSNQDVAERVNLSPSPCLRRIKRLEEAGVIRQYVALLDADKLGLGLLAYVNVRLEKHAEGAPNARVPATSPRFEFAQAVSAWPEVVDCYAMTGEMDFLLRVHVEDMDHFSRFMMGTLLRHPAVLDVKSSFALQKIKETTALPIV, from the coding sequence ATGTCAAAGATCGAGCTGGATAAAACCGATAGGAAGATCCTGGCCATCCTGCAGGCCGACGGCCGCCTGTCCAACCAGGACGTGGCCGAGCGTGTCAACCTGTCGCCATCGCCCTGCCTGCGCCGGATCAAGCGCCTGGAAGAAGCCGGGGTGATCCGCCAATACGTGGCGCTGCTCGATGCGGACAAGCTGGGGCTTGGCCTGCTGGCCTATGTCAACGTGCGCCTGGAAAAGCACGCCGAAGGCGCGCCGAACGCGCGCGTGCCGGCGACCTCGCCGCGTTTCGAGTTCGCCCAGGCCGTGTCGGCCTGGCCGGAAGTGGTGGATTGCTATGCGATGACGGGAGAAATGGATTTCCTGCTGCGCGTGCACGTGGAAGACATGGACCACTTCTCGCGCTTCATGATGGGGACGTTGCTGCGGCATCCGGCGGTGCTGGACGTCAAATCCAGCTTCGCGTTGCAGAAAATCAAGGAGACGACGGCGCTGCCGATCGTCTGA
- a CDS encoding multifunctional CCA addition/repair protein produces the protein MRAYVVGGAVRDELLGLPVQDHDWVVVGATPEQMVAQGFRPVGKDFPVFLHPETHEEYALARTERKTAPGYHGFVFHTSPEVRLEDDLVRRDLTINAMARAEDGTIVDPYGGRQDLENRIFRHVSDAFVEDPVRILRLARFAARFPAFRVADSTNALMRSMVEQGEVDALVPERVWQELSRGLMERTPSRMFAVLRDCGALARILPELDASEGLMLTIDEAAGRGVELPVRFAVLAHALRQAPQRITEVCKRLRVPLECRDLAVMSAREHDPVERALALGPDEIVTLFERSDAFRKPERFSQMLLVAACVARAPDYPQAAWLLRGLAAARGVNAGEIAGRCAENKAGIPGAVHAARVAAVAAALNASG, from the coding sequence ATGCGGGCCTATGTCGTCGGCGGCGCCGTGCGCGATGAGCTGCTGGGGCTGCCGGTGCAGGACCACGACTGGGTCGTCGTCGGCGCCACCCCGGAACAGATGGTGGCGCAGGGCTTCCGCCCGGTCGGCAAGGATTTTCCGGTCTTCCTGCATCCCGAGACGCACGAAGAATATGCGCTGGCGCGTACCGAGCGCAAGACCGCGCCGGGCTACCACGGCTTCGTGTTCCACACCTCGCCCGAGGTCAGGCTCGAAGACGACCTGGTCCGGCGCGACCTGACCATCAATGCGATGGCGCGCGCCGAAGACGGCACCATCGTCGATCCCTACGGCGGCCGGCAGGACCTGGAAAACCGCATCTTCCGCCACGTGTCCGACGCCTTCGTCGAAGACCCGGTGCGGATCCTGCGCCTGGCCCGCTTTGCCGCGCGCTTCCCGGCCTTCCGCGTGGCCGATTCCACGAATGCCCTGATGCGCAGCATGGTGGAGCAGGGCGAGGTCGACGCCCTGGTGCCGGAACGTGTCTGGCAGGAACTCTCGCGCGGGCTGATGGAGCGGACGCCCTCGCGCATGTTCGCGGTGTTGCGCGACTGCGGCGCCCTGGCCCGCATCCTGCCGGAGCTCGATGCCAGCGAGGGCCTGATGCTGACGATCGATGAGGCGGCCGGACGCGGGGTCGAGCTGCCGGTGCGCTTTGCCGTCCTGGCGCATGCGCTGCGCCAGGCGCCGCAGCGGATTACCGAAGTTTGCAAACGCCTACGCGTACCGCTGGAGTGCCGCGACCTGGCCGTCATGAGCGCGCGCGAGCACGATCCGGTCGAGCGCGCGCTGGCGCTTGGCCCGGATGAGATCGTTACCCTGTTCGAGCGCAGCGACGCCTTCCGCAAGCCGGAGCGTTTTTCCCAGATGCTGCTGGTGGCCGCGTGCGTGGCGCGCGCGCCGGACTATCCGCAGGCGGCCTGGCTGCTGCGCGGGCTGGCGGCGGCCCGTGGGGTGAATGCGGGGGAGATCGCCGGCAGGTGTGCGGAGAACAAGGCCGGTATTCCGGGCGCCGTGCACGCGGCGCGGGTAGCGGCGGTGGCGGCGGCCCTGAACGCCAGCGGGTAA